In Mytilus galloprovincialis chromosome 1, xbMytGall1.hap1.1, whole genome shotgun sequence, the following are encoded in one genomic region:
- the LOC143045179 gene encoding uncharacterized protein LOC143045179, with amino-acid sequence MNSDNLGDTCSYQYEEQYNLRPHRLNSGYNFAVHASTSSSQETTSYVETESYCNTDSQGTEASVIRIDRLGKFNEFLETCDISPVKCLTESLEKSSERTKRRYLSKANTCITALLNTICPDDSEFIKKSLFGEQENDKNKTTSSLLDAIVSSYMVANTSTLRRQLLSIATNDYSFAEVSASIPGLSHYKFYSAKKHAQNIGLGVPAQTSKIPRSKINDGQLDHFLDFITSNHLIKDLPIGEKTLQLSTGELIQTPNVIRSIAPATIIRQYAQLCEDENIQRLGTSTMYKILTDCSASVRQSMEGLDYYISEGSRAFTDLTETVEQLDLTLDEKKKTLDNLVVAKHYLKTDYKLHVNTSSSIADHCCSYALSEEKGPFCQKCDNHSHTDECQQCSFVDETLSFISKSAIERHWDNPEAVLFKVEKAIADIYEWKSHILRSKNQEKARQAVVNCLGENEAFMVADWAMKFLPRKFREGQTDWFGKRGINWHITVTMLKSEGSVKFLTHVHIFEQPTPQDAATTGAILVDVVQNIPSVKKVNIWSDNAGCYKSTLTIATLHQELDKKIKSYNFCEAQDGKGACDRKASHIKSAIKRYVNEGNNVTTAHQMKLAIDSQQRGQYMVKVISPVINADDDKVSLRSIPLISMLHNFKFTDNGLQVWRAYDIGQGKLISWNSIIDKKIPVIQLFVHHDWSYTQFATVGSVVVDRENDDGDDDEEDDNEDEDTQNESNDEDKITEPVPKKRRTISKIFTCPEEGCTRSFKHSSSLDQHIMVGNCNVKEEKLSLADRTKVLYAQKLEDGNLGVSFTKQSDNNNNAATDKLNKGWALKVNKPKTIFTLDQKAYLHEKFMIGKTTGRKEDPSKVAEEMRYVLKNGENRFTRSQYLTSQQIASYFSRLVQKEKKIDETDLIAATADSKCSVLKRKVLKECSL; translated from the exons ATGAACAGTGACAACCTTGGTGATACATGTAGCTATCAATATGAAGAACAGTATAATCTCAGACCTCATCGACTTAATAGTGGATATAAT tTTGCTGTACATGCTTCCACATCATCAAGTCAGGAAACAACCAGTTATGTTGAAACTGAAAGTTACTGCAATACTGATAGTCAGGGTACAGAAGCATCTGTTATCAGAATTGATAGACTTGGAAAATTCAATGAATTCTTGGAAACATGTGACATAAGCCCTGTAAAGTGTCTAACTGAATCTTTAGAGAAGTCAAGTGAGAGAACAAAAAGAAGATATTTATCAAAAGCTAATACTTGTATAACTGCTCTACTGAACACTATTTGTCCTGATGATTCTGAGTTCATCAAAAAATCTCTTTTTGGAGAGcaagaaaatgacaaaaataaaaccaCAAGCTCTTTGTTGGATGCTATTGTCAGCTCATACATGGTTGCAAACACCTCAACGTTGAGGAGACAGTTATTATCAATAGCAACAAATGATTACAGTTTTGCAGAAGTCAGTGCCAGTATACCAGGATTATCTCACTACAAGTTTTATTCTGCTAAGAAACATGCACAAAATATTGGTTTAGGTGTTCCTGCACAAACATCAAAGATTCCTCGTTCAAAAATAAATGATGGACAGCTTGACCATTTTTTAGACTTCATTACTTCAAACCACTTGATCAAAGATTTACCAATTGGAGAAAAAACATTACAGCTTTCAACTGGAGAACTCATTCAAACACCAAATGTAATCAGAAGTATTGCCCCTGCAACAATCATCAGGCAGTATGCACAGCTCTGTGAGGATGAAAACATTCAGCGTTTAG GCACAAGTACTATGTACAAGATTTTGACCGACTGCAGTGCTTCAGTCAGACAGTCTATGGAGGGTCTTGACTACTATATTTCTGAGGGAAGTCGAGCATTTACAGATCTCACAGAAACTGTAGAACAGTTAGATTTAACCTTGGATGAAAAGAAGAAAACACTGGATAATTTGGTGGTAGCAAAGCATTACCTAAAAACAGATTATAag ctacaTGTAAATACATCATCATCCATAGCAGACCATTGTTGTTCGTATGCTTTGAGTGAAGAAAAAGGACCCTTCTGCCAAAAATGTGATAACCATTCACATACTGATGAATGCCAACAGTGTAGTTTTGTTGATGAAACACTATCTTTTATTTCAAAGAGTGCAATTGAAAGACACTGGGATAATCCTGAAGCTGTGCTCTTTAAG gttGAAAAAGCAATAGCTGATATCTATGAATGGAAGAGTCATATCCTTCGATCAAAAAATCAAGAAAAGGCAAGACAAGCTGTTGTGAACTGTCTTGGGGAAAATGAGGCTTTCATGGTAGCTGACTGGGCCATGAAATTTTTACCGCGAAAGTTTAGAGAGGGCCAGACAGATTGGTTTGGAAAGAGAGGCATTAATTGGCACATCACTGTTACTATGTTAAAATCAGAGGGAAGTGTGAAATTTCTTACACATGTGCATATATTTGAACAACCAACCCCTCAAGATGCAGCTACAACTGGAGCTATTCTTGTCGATGTGGTTCAAAATATTCCATCTGTCAAAAAGGTCAACATATGGTCAGATAATGCCGGTTGCTACAAAAGTACATTGACCATTGCTACTTTACATCAAGAGCtagacaagaaaataaaatcctaCAATTTTTGTGAGGCTCAGGATGGGAAGGGCGCATGTGACAGGAAGGCATCCCATATCAAGTCGGCTATAAAAAGATATGTAAACGAGGGCAATAATGTGACAACTGCACACCAAATGAAActg gcaATTGATTCGCAACAAAGAGGCCAGTACATGGTGAAAGTGATAAGTCCTGTTATTAATGCTGATGATGATAAGGTCTCACTTAGAAGTATTCCATTGATTTCTATGCTCCATAATTTTAAGTTTACTGATAATGGATTGCAAGTTTGGAGAGCTTATGATATTGGTCAAG GAAAGTTGATATCATGGAACAGCATTATTGATAAGAAAATTCCTGTGATACAGCTTTTTGTTCATCATGATTGGTCGTATACCCAGTTTGCTACCGTGGGTTCAGTAGTTGTTGACAGAG AGaatgatgatggtgatgatgatgagGAGGATGATAATGAAGATGAAGATACACAAAATGAGAGTAATGATGAAGATAAAATTACAGAGCCAGTTCCTAAGAAGAGACGGACAATATCAAAAATCTTTACTTGTCCTGAGGAAGGATGTACACGTTCTTTTAAACATTCATCTTCACTAGATCAACACATCATGGTGGGGAACTGTAATGTGAAGGAAGAAAAACTTAGCCTGGCAGATAGAACAAAGGTTTTATATGCTCAGAAGTTGGAAGATGGGAATTTAGGAGTGTCATTTACCAAACAATCTGACAACAACAACAATGCTGCTACTGACAAACTAAACAAAGGATGGGCATTAAAAGTGAACAAACCAAAAACCATTTTTACATTAGACCAAAAGGCTTACTTGCATGAAAAATTTATGATTGGGAAAACAACTGGAAGAAAAGAGGACCCATCAAAAGTAGCTGAGGAGATGCGATATGTCTTAAAAAATGGAGAAAACAGGTTCACTAGATCTCAATATCTAACCTCACAACAAATAGCTAGCTATTTCTCAAGACTTGtgcaaaaagaaaagaagatcGATGAAACAGATTTAATAGCTGCAACTGCAGACAGTAAATGTTCTGTTTTGAAAAGGAAGGTTTTGAAAGAATGTTCTCTATAA